One window from the genome of Bradyrhizobium xenonodulans encodes:
- a CDS encoding glutathione S-transferase family protein gives MITLYGFGTGFGLPEISPFVTKTEVQLKMAGLPYRKERAMPPASPKGQLPFIDDGGEAVADSTFIRAHIERRYGFDFDAGLSLAERAQAWAFERMIEHHVYWGLVGARWVDPVNFAKGPAHFFDGAPEHNREKLREDAQFRVAENYLLSGLGRHAPDDDVDLAVRSLFALSVQLGDKSYLMGNKPCGVDATAFGALAGILTPFFESGLRQRAEGFANLTAYVDRMMDNYYPEFAWTPLRQAA, from the coding sequence ATGATTACGCTTTACGGTTTCGGCACCGGTTTCGGCCTGCCGGAAATCAGCCCCTTCGTCACCAAGACGGAGGTGCAGCTCAAGATGGCGGGACTGCCCTACCGGAAGGAGCGCGCGATGCCGCCGGCCTCGCCGAAGGGCCAACTGCCCTTTATCGACGATGGCGGCGAGGCCGTGGCCGATTCCACCTTCATCCGCGCCCATATCGAGCGCCGCTATGGCTTCGATTTCGACGCCGGACTGTCGCTGGCCGAGCGGGCGCAGGCCTGGGCGTTTGAGCGCATGATCGAGCATCACGTCTATTGGGGGCTGGTCGGTGCCCGCTGGGTCGATCCGGTCAATTTCGCCAAGGGCCCTGCGCATTTCTTCGACGGTGCGCCGGAACACAATCGCGAGAAGTTGCGCGAGGACGCACAATTCCGTGTTGCTGAGAACTATCTGCTCTCCGGCCTCGGCCGCCACGCGCCCGATGACGACGTCGATCTCGCGGTGCGTTCGCTGTTCGCGCTGTCGGTGCAGCTCGGCGACAAGTCCTATCTGATGGGCAACAAGCCCTGCGGCGTCGATGCCACCGCCTTCGGCGCGCTCGCCGGGATCCTGACGCCGTTCTTCGAATCCGGCCTTCGCCAGCGGGCCGAGGGATTTGCGAACCTCACCGCCTATGTCGACCGGATGATGGACAATTACTATCCGGAGTTCGCCTGGACCCCGCTGCGGCAGGCGGCGTAG
- a CDS encoding cyclic nucleotide-gated ion channel: MSKPLIPALAQFVAATAGRNMTKAAYAAVTVGVLSMVLLTDNRAHEARGWVSGLLWTCLAYFVFEWLVRLRHMARQGRLSLYVSSSAGLVDAVGALAVPAALLLGVEPKTAWLLSVLWVLKVVPGIPGLRQLRRVLVLESGPLVSVLVIFLMVVFLASVAEYFLERDVQPQTFGSVPAALWWAVVTLTTTGYGDVVPITPLGRIVAAMVMISGLGVFGLWTGILATGFASETRRDNFLKTWESVSKVPFFAALGPSAIADVTHMLRTMELPARTMIIRKGAQGDCMYFIAAGEVEVDLPGKKVQLGEGAFFGEMALLGNNKRGANVSTTKVSRLLVLDLVDFRVLMARHPDLAETIDTEAKRRALENK, from the coding sequence ATGTCCAAGCCGCTGATCCCCGCTCTGGCCCAGTTCGTGGCCGCCACGGCCGGCCGCAACATGACCAAGGCGGCTTACGCGGCTGTGACCGTTGGCGTGCTCAGCATGGTCTTGCTGACCGACAACCGGGCCCATGAGGCGCGCGGCTGGGTCAGTGGCCTGCTCTGGACCTGCCTTGCTTATTTCGTGTTCGAATGGCTGGTCCGGCTGCGCCATATGGCGCGGCAGGGGCGGCTGTCGCTCTATGTGTCCTCCTCCGCCGGGCTGGTCGATGCGGTGGGTGCGCTGGCCGTGCCGGCCGCGCTGCTTCTCGGCGTCGAGCCGAAAACGGCCTGGCTGCTCAGCGTGCTCTGGGTATTGAAGGTGGTGCCCGGCATTCCCGGCCTGCGGCAGCTCCGCCGCGTGCTGGTGCTGGAATCCGGGCCCCTGGTCAGCGTGCTCGTGATCTTCCTGATGGTGGTCTTCCTCGCCTCCGTCGCCGAATATTTTCTGGAGCGGGACGTGCAGCCGCAGACGTTCGGCAGCGTGCCGGCCGCGCTGTGGTGGGCCGTCGTCACATTGACCACGACGGGCTATGGCGACGTCGTGCCGATCACGCCGCTCGGCCGCATCGTCGCGGCGATGGTGATGATCTCCGGCCTCGGCGTATTCGGGCTCTGGACCGGTATCCTGGCGACCGGGTTTGCCTCCGAGACGAGGCGCGACAATTTCCTCAAGACCTGGGAATCCGTCAGCAAGGTGCCGTTCTTCGCGGCGCTCGGGCCTTCGGCGATCGCCGACGTCACCCACATGCTGCGCACCATGGAGCTGCCGGCGCGCACCATGATCATCCGCAAGGGCGCGCAGGGCGACTGCATGTATTTCATCGCCGCCGGCGAGGTCGAGGTCGACCTGCCCGGCAAGAAGGTGCAGCTCGGCGAAGGCGCTTTCTTCGGCGAGATGGCGCTGCTCGGCAACAACAAGCGCGGCGCCAATGTCTCGACGACGAAAGTGTCGCGGCTGCTGGTGCTCGACCTCGTCGACTTCCGCGTGCTGATGGCACGGCACCCCGATCTCGCCGAGACCATCGACACCGAGGCGAAACGACGCGCGCTCGAAAACAAGTAA
- a CDS encoding ABC transporter substrate-binding protein, producing MKRFYLTAAITAATLALPALPALAQTAEVTIGITTTTTGPGAALGIPERNALEFVPKEIGGVPLKVIVLDDGGDPTTATTNARRFVTESKADIIMGSALTPPTIAVSNVANEAGIPHFGLAPFPITPERMKWSVAMPQPIPIVGKVLYDHMKAKGVKTVGYIGYSDSYGDLWFNDLKAQTGPMGIAIADEERFARPDTSVTGQVLKLVAANPDAILVGASGTAAALPQTELRERGYQGLIYQTHGAASMDFIRIAGKAAEGVLMASGPVMDPEDQPDEAATKKPGLALNAAYEAKYGPNSRSQFAGHSYDAFELLKRIIPAALKTAKPGTPEFREAIRQALLSEKELAASQGVYNFTEKDRYGLDERSRILLTVKNGKYMLVK from the coding sequence ATGAAACGCTTTTATTTGACCGCCGCCATCACCGCGGCGACGCTTGCCCTGCCGGCGCTGCCCGCGTTGGCACAGACCGCCGAAGTCACCATCGGCATCACCACCACCACGACCGGCCCGGGCGCAGCCCTCGGCATTCCCGAGCGCAACGCATTGGAATTTGTGCCGAAGGAAATCGGCGGCGTGCCGCTGAAGGTGATCGTGCTCGACGACGGCGGCGATCCCACCACGGCGACCACCAACGCGCGCCGCTTCGTCACCGAATCCAAGGCCGACATCATCATGGGCTCGGCGCTGACGCCGCCGACGATCGCGGTCTCCAACGTCGCCAATGAAGCCGGCATTCCGCATTTCGGCCTGGCGCCGTTCCCGATCACGCCGGAGCGCATGAAGTGGTCGGTGGCGATGCCGCAGCCGATCCCGATCGTGGGCAAGGTGCTGTACGACCACATGAAGGCCAAGGGCGTGAAGACCGTCGGCTATATCGGCTATTCCGACTCCTATGGCGACCTCTGGTTCAACGATTTGAAGGCCCAGACCGGACCGATGGGCATCGCCATTGCCGATGAGGAGCGCTTCGCCCGCCCCGACACGTCGGTGACCGGACAGGTGCTCAAGCTCGTCGCCGCCAATCCCGACGCGATCCTGGTCGGCGCGTCCGGCACCGCGGCCGCGCTGCCGCAGACCGAGCTGCGCGAACGCGGCTATCAGGGCCTGATCTACCAGACCCACGGCGCCGCCAGCATGGACTTCATCCGCATCGCCGGCAAAGCGGCGGAGGGCGTGCTGATGGCCTCCGGTCCCGTCATGGACCCCGAGGATCAGCCGGACGAGGCGGCCACCAAGAAGCCTGGCCTCGCGCTCAACGCGGCCTATGAGGCCAAGTATGGCCCGAACAGCCGCAGCCAGTTCGCCGGCCATTCCTATGACGCCTTCGAGCTCCTCAAGCGCATCATTCCGGCGGCGCTGAAGACGGCAAAGCCCGGCACGCCGGAGTTCCGCGAAGCGATCCGCCAGGCCTTGCTATCCGAGAAGGAGCTGGCGGCGAGCCAGGGCGTCTACAACTTCACCGAAAAGGACCGCTACGGCCTCGACGAGCGCTCGCGCATCCTGCTCACGGTGAAGAACGGCAAGTACATGCTGGTGAAGTAG
- a CDS encoding YkgJ family cysteine cluster protein translates to MEEIDLSSCCQSCGACCGYSENWPRFSIESEEELAAIPEALVNARQSGMRCQGDRCSALQGEIGKQTACGIYEVRPEVCRTCMPGDAECAMARRKFGLPVIVST, encoded by the coding sequence ATGGAAGAGATCGACCTGTCGAGCTGTTGCCAGAGCTGCGGCGCCTGCTGCGGCTATTCGGAGAACTGGCCACGCTTCTCGATCGAGAGCGAGGAAGAGCTGGCCGCAATCCCGGAAGCGCTCGTCAACGCGCGGCAATCCGGCATGCGCTGCCAGGGTGATCGCTGTTCGGCGTTGCAGGGAGAGATCGGAAAGCAGACGGCCTGCGGCATCTATGAGGTGCGGCCGGAGGTCTGCCGCACATGCATGCCGGGCGACGCCGAATGCGCGATGGCGCGGCGGAAATTCGGACTGCCGGTGATCGTTAGCACATGA
- a CDS encoding DUF3307 domain-containing protein → MLLLTFKHIIADFVLQTAWMAQGKDQKHGWALPLLVHCLIHLAVALPLILIVAPKFWFVAFIDFVIHITIDRAKGLVSANCGVDLQHPWFWTLIGVDQALHHLTGFGLSIFMAAN, encoded by the coding sequence ATGTTGCTTCTCACCTTCAAGCACATCATCGCCGATTTCGTCCTCCAGACCGCCTGGATGGCGCAGGGCAAGGACCAGAAGCACGGCTGGGCCCTCCCGCTTCTGGTGCATTGCCTGATTCACCTTGCGGTTGCGCTGCCGTTGATCCTGATCGTGGCGCCCAAATTCTGGTTCGTCGCCTTCATCGACTTCGTGATCCACATCACGATCGACCGGGCCAAGGGGCTCGTCTCCGCCAATTGCGGCGTCGACCTCCAGCATCCCTGGTTCTGGACCCTGATCGGCGTCGATCAGGCGCTGCACCATCTGACCGGCTTCGGCCTCTCCATCTTCATGGCGGCGAACTGA
- a CDS encoding glutathione S-transferase family protein, giving the protein MTDPNRITLHYSPQSRATGTRVLLEELGAPYDLHVLNMKAGEQRKPAYLAINPLGKVPAIHRGGQLVTEQVALTIYLADLFPQAGLTPALNDPLRGPYLRWIAYYGASFEPALIDKFMQREPAPITQSPYADYDTMLGALEAQLSMGPYLLGERMTAADVLWGVAFSWTMMFGIVPKKDVFVRYAERMTSRPAFQRITAADADMAAQHAAVVGG; this is encoded by the coding sequence ATGACCGATCCGAACCGCATTACCCTGCATTATTCGCCGCAAAGCCGCGCCACCGGCACGCGGGTGCTGCTGGAGGAGCTGGGGGCGCCCTACGATCTCCATGTCCTCAACATGAAGGCCGGCGAGCAGCGTAAGCCGGCCTATCTCGCCATCAACCCGCTCGGCAAGGTGCCGGCGATCCACCGCGGCGGGCAGCTCGTCACCGAGCAGGTCGCGCTCACCATCTATCTCGCCGATTTGTTTCCGCAGGCCGGTCTCACGCCCGCGCTGAACGATCCGCTGCGCGGGCCTTATCTGCGCTGGATCGCCTATTATGGCGCATCCTTCGAGCCGGCCCTGATCGACAAGTTCATGCAGCGCGAGCCGGCGCCGATCACGCAGTCGCCCTATGCCGATTACGACACCATGCTCGGCGCGCTCGAGGCGCAGCTGTCGATGGGGCCCTATCTGCTCGGCGAGCGCATGACGGCCGCCGATGTGTTGTGGGGTGTCGCATTCAGCTGGACCATGATGTTCGGCATCGTGCCGAAGAAGGACGTCTTCGTCCGCTATGCCGAACGCATGACCTCGCGGCCGGCATTCCAGCGCATCACTGCTGCGGATGCCGACATGGCGGCGCAGCATGCCGCGGTCGTTGGCGGCTGA
- a CDS encoding helix-turn-helix transcriptional regulator yields the protein MRRADRLFQIIQVLRRTRKPLTADAIAAELETSKRTIYRDIATLIGQRVPIRGEAGMGYILEKGFDLPPLMLTPDEIEAAVLGAQWVAGHADSALARAAEDLMAKIADTVPERLRPFVLEPASRARPSWNREPDRLDMVRTRTQIHEGKKIMLRYRDEQGRPSERMIWPISVGYLEAVRLLAAWCELRGDFRSFRTDRVVEASYLDERYPERRDVLRARWRQSLVWGPPKDT from the coding sequence ATGAGACGCGCCGACCGGCTGTTTCAAATCATCCAGGTGCTGAGGCGCACCCGTAAGCCGCTGACCGCGGACGCGATCGCGGCCGAACTCGAAACATCGAAGCGCACCATCTATCGCGACATCGCAACCCTGATCGGCCAGCGCGTGCCGATCCGCGGCGAAGCCGGCATGGGCTACATCCTGGAAAAGGGTTTTGACCTGCCGCCCTTGATGCTGACACCGGACGAGATCGAGGCCGCGGTGCTCGGCGCGCAATGGGTCGCGGGCCACGCCGATTCCGCGCTGGCGCGCGCGGCCGAAGATCTGATGGCCAAGATCGCCGACACCGTTCCCGAGCGCCTGCGTCCCTTCGTGCTGGAGCCTGCGAGCCGCGCGCGGCCGAGCTGGAACAGGGAGCCGGATCGCCTCGACATGGTGCGCACCCGCACCCAGATCCACGAAGGCAAGAAGATCATGCTGCGCTATCGCGATGAGCAGGGCCGCCCCAGCGAGCGAATGATCTGGCCGATCTCGGTCGGCTATCTCGAAGCCGTGCGCCTGCTCGCCGCCTGGTGCGAGCTGCGCGGCGACTTCCGCAGCTTCCGCACCGACCGCGTGGTGGAGGCCTCCTATCTCGACGAAAGATATCCGGAGCGGCGCGACGTGCTGCGCGCAAGATGGCGGCAGAGCCTGGTCTGGGGCCCGCCAAAGGACACGTGA
- a CDS encoding enoyl-CoA hydratase/isomerase family protein produces MSDTADAASSPVLEITGARATIRLNRPKHLNRLQAEDLGELTKLFDRVEADPAIRVLVLTGTGHAFSAGYDLNSVAERAVSANEQQSAGSAFEVVVNRLEDLGVPTICRLNGGVYGGSTDLALACDFRIGVDTAEMFMPAARLGLHYYRSGIKRYVTRLGVDNAKKLFLTAQKISAPEMLRIGYLTAMVPVELLDEEVDKLANILAGNAPQAMAGMKRAINEFARGELDEPAADQRHRDSMRGDEIKEGIKAFAEKRPPRF; encoded by the coding sequence ATGTCGGATACAGCCGACGCGGCGTCCAGCCCCGTGCTCGAAATCACCGGCGCACGCGCCACCATCCGTCTGAACAGACCCAAGCATCTCAACCGGCTCCAGGCGGAAGACCTCGGCGAGCTGACAAAGCTGTTCGACCGGGTCGAGGCCGATCCTGCCATCCGCGTGCTGGTGCTGACCGGCACGGGCCACGCCTTCTCCGCGGGCTACGACCTCAACTCGGTTGCCGAGCGCGCAGTGAGCGCCAATGAGCAGCAGAGCGCGGGCTCGGCGTTCGAGGTGGTCGTCAACCGCCTGGAGGATCTGGGCGTGCCGACGATCTGCCGCCTCAACGGCGGCGTCTATGGCGGCTCGACCGACCTCGCGCTCGCCTGCGATTTCCGCATCGGCGTCGACACCGCCGAGATGTTCATGCCGGCGGCGCGGCTCGGGCTGCACTATTACAGAAGCGGCATCAAGCGTTACGTCACGCGGCTCGGCGTCGACAATGCGAAGAAACTCTTCCTCACGGCGCAGAAGATCAGCGCGCCGGAGATGCTGCGCATCGGCTATCTCACCGCCATGGTGCCGGTGGAATTGCTCGACGAAGAGGTCGACAAGCTCGCCAATATCCTCGCCGGCAACGCGCCGCAAGCGATGGCAGGCATGAAGCGCGCCATCAACGAATTCGCCCGCGGCGAGCTCGATGAGCCAGCTGCCGACCAGCGCCACCGCGACAGCATGCGCGGCGACGAGATCAAGGAAGGCATCAAGGCGTTTGCGGAGAAGCGGCCGCCGCGGTTTTGA
- a CDS encoding fatty acid desaturase, producing MTDATVSEPGHRLKPLTPVMLRELSARSNVQGAARSLCHYGVVMLVGALIWKVSATYGVLWALPLVAVQGYFVAFLFMAVHETAHKTAFRSRGLNLVVGYLSGFIVGLPYEYYCLFHWDHHRYTQDPDKDPELVVGVKPKSDPQLAIAYSGLLQVAGRLRLMLGHAVTGKVVVPWIPENKRATIVTEARVYAALYALLFALSLWFTSALLLWAWIVPLAIGQFFLRPYLYAEHTGCERTRSAFQNTRTTYTGTIVKWFAWNMPYHVEHHAYPSIPFHALPKLNEIVDGEIVYRGRGYIRTTRETWAWFRRHRQGV from the coding sequence ATGACTGATGCGACCGTTTCAGAGCCCGGCCATCGCCTGAAGCCGCTGACACCGGTGATGCTGCGCGAATTGTCGGCCCGTTCCAATGTCCAGGGCGCCGCACGCAGCCTCTGCCATTACGGCGTGGTCATGCTGGTCGGCGCGCTGATCTGGAAAGTTAGCGCGACATACGGCGTCCTCTGGGCTCTGCCACTGGTGGCCGTGCAGGGCTATTTCGTCGCCTTCCTGTTCATGGCGGTGCACGAGACGGCGCACAAGACCGCTTTTAGAAGCCGCGGTCTCAACCTCGTGGTCGGCTATCTCTCGGGCTTCATCGTCGGATTGCCCTACGAATATTACTGCCTGTTCCACTGGGACCATCACCGTTACACCCAGGATCCGGACAAGGACCCGGAGCTGGTCGTCGGCGTGAAACCAAAATCCGACCCGCAGCTTGCGATCGCCTATAGCGGCCTGCTTCAGGTCGCCGGCCGGCTCCGGCTGATGCTCGGTCATGCCGTCACCGGCAAGGTCGTCGTGCCCTGGATTCCCGAGAACAAGCGCGCCACCATCGTCACCGAAGCGCGCGTCTATGCCGCGCTCTATGCGCTGCTCTTCGCACTCTCGCTGTGGTTCACTTCAGCCCTGCTGCTCTGGGCCTGGATCGTGCCGCTCGCGATCGGGCAATTCTTCCTGCGCCCCTATCTCTATGCCGAGCATACCGGATGCGAGCGCACCCGCAGTGCGTTCCAGAACACCCGCACCACCTACACCGGCACGATCGTCAAATGGTTCGCGTGGAACATGCCCTACCATGTCGAACATCACGCCTATCCCTCGATCCCGTTTCACGCCCTGCCGAAGCTGAACGAGATCGTCGATGGCGAGATCGTCTATCGCGGTCGCGGCTACATCCGAACGACGCGTGAGACCTGGGCCTGGTTTCGCCGGCATCGGCAGGGCGTCTAA
- a CDS encoding SDR family NAD(P)-dependent oxidoreductase, translated as MLLKDQAAIVTGGASGLGAATARKLAAQGARVAVFDLNAKLAETVAAEIKGVAVTCDVSDAASAEAAIAQATKAHGPARVLVNCAGIGVAKRVVGRDGPMALADFDKVIKVNLIGTFNMLRLAATEMSKLEPQATGERGVIINTASVAAYDGQIGQSAYSASKGGIVGMTLPIARELAQFDVRVLTIAPGLFLTPLLANLPQEAQDSLAAAIPFPRRLGHADEFAALALHMVENSYLNGEVVRLDGSLRMAPK; from the coding sequence ATGTTGTTGAAGGATCAGGCAGCCATCGTCACCGGCGGCGCATCGGGACTGGGTGCTGCGACCGCGCGAAAGCTGGCGGCGCAGGGCGCCAGGGTCGCGGTGTTCGACCTCAATGCCAAGCTCGCCGAGACGGTCGCCGCCGAGATCAAGGGCGTCGCCGTGACCTGCGACGTCTCCGATGCGGCGTCCGCTGAAGCTGCGATCGCGCAGGCGACCAAGGCGCACGGGCCGGCGCGCGTACTGGTGAACTGCGCCGGCATCGGCGTGGCCAAGCGCGTGGTCGGCCGCGACGGCCCGATGGCGCTCGCCGATTTCGACAAGGTGATCAAGGTCAATCTGATCGGCACCTTCAACATGCTGCGCCTTGCCGCAACCGAAATGTCCAAGCTCGAGCCGCAGGCCACCGGCGAGCGCGGCGTCATCATCAACACCGCGTCCGTCGCGGCCTATGACGGCCAGATCGGGCAGTCGGCCTATTCGGCCTCCAAGGGTGGCATCGTCGGCATGACCTTGCCGATCGCGCGCGAGCTGGCGCAGTTCGACGTCCGCGTGCTGACCATCGCGCCCGGCCTGTTCCTGACGCCCCTGCTCGCGAACCTGCCGCAGGAAGCCCAGGACTCGCTCGCCGCTGCGATCCCCTTCCCGCGCCGGCTCGGCCACGCCGACGAGTTCGCGGCACTCGCCCTGCACATGGTCGAGAATTCCTACCTGAACGGCGAAGTGGTGCGCCTCGACGGCTCGCTGCGCATGGCCCCGAAGTAA
- a CDS encoding TAXI family TRAP transporter solute-binding subunit, with protein sequence MSTEGPTSSPSEPPPRRPKVIKTNQQQVFLYVVLTLLLSLATVWGGRALVHSSETLTFAVGAPNSDEAMFAAKLATVMKNNASRFRIKIVNNPDSAKALAQFDRKQADLAVLRTDAKVPLRARTLAILEHDLVLLLGPGNKKIKSLAELKKKKVAVVAESEASLAFVRSILDIPDGPDAAKIQMALQGATLDKLFAPASGFGAVIAVVHASRAVRDKAYEQAARRGGFTLNAVDEAKALARRIPGISSETLSAGTLSASPEIPDDDLDTIGLEWLLVTQSKMSASTAGELARTIYENKSALGLDNGFASRIEPASVEKDAYVMAHQGAADYINDDTKSFMDKYSDLMYLGAAALSVIGSIFAAIYAKITRIAPEKASELSTAILDVGERIEHAHSLDQLECLQDELEGILRGAVIGLRDGTISTDGLDTFKLGYEFVRDEIGMRRDYLKRHAGEADKLAQDTAPPQQDESNIVVVKTAQSA encoded by the coding sequence ATGAGTACTGAAGGCCCGACCTCGTCACCATCAGAGCCGCCGCCGCGGCGTCCCAAGGTGATCAAGACCAATCAACAGCAGGTCTTTCTCTACGTCGTGCTGACCCTGCTGCTGTCGCTCGCCACCGTCTGGGGCGGCCGCGCCCTGGTCCACAGTTCGGAGACGCTGACCTTTGCGGTCGGCGCGCCCAACAGCGACGAGGCGATGTTCGCCGCCAAGCTCGCCACGGTGATGAAGAACAACGCCTCGCGTTTCCGGATCAAGATCGTCAACAATCCAGACAGCGCCAAGGCGCTCGCCCAGTTCGACCGCAAGCAGGCCGACCTCGCCGTGTTGCGTACCGATGCCAAGGTGCCGCTGCGGGCGCGCACGCTCGCAATCCTCGAGCACGATCTCGTGCTCCTGCTCGGCCCCGGCAACAAGAAGATCAAGTCGCTCGCCGAGCTGAAGAAGAAAAAGGTTGCGGTCGTCGCCGAGAGCGAGGCCTCACTCGCCTTCGTCCGCAGCATTCTCGACATCCCCGACGGTCCTGATGCCGCGAAAATCCAGATGGCGCTGCAGGGCGCGACGCTCGACAAGCTGTTCGCCCCGGCGAGCGGCTTCGGCGCGGTGATCGCCGTCGTGCACGCCTCCAGAGCGGTGCGCGACAAGGCCTATGAGCAGGCCGCCAGGCGCGGCGGCTTCACGCTCAACGCGGTCGACGAGGCCAAGGCGCTGGCGCGCAGGATCCCCGGCATTTCCAGCGAGACGCTGAGCGCAGGCACGCTCTCGGCCTCGCCGGAAATTCCCGATGACGACCTCGACACGATCGGCCTCGAATGGCTGCTGGTGACGCAATCGAAGATGTCGGCATCGACGGCGGGCGAGCTGGCGCGCACCATCTATGAGAACAAATCCGCGCTCGGGCTCGACAACGGCTTTGCCAGCAGGATCGAGCCGGCCTCCGTCGAGAAGGACGCCTACGTGATGGCGCATCAGGGGGCGGCCGACTACATCAACGACGACACCAAGTCGTTCATGGATAAGTACAGCGACCTGATGTATCTGGGCGCCGCCGCGCTCAGCGTCATCGGCTCGATCTTCGCTGCGATCTACGCCAAGATCACCCGCATCGCGCCGGAGAAGGCCAGCGAGCTCTCCACCGCCATCCTCGACGTCGGCGAGCGCATCGAGCATGCCCATTCGCTGGATCAGCTCGAATGTCTCCAGGACGAGCTGGAGGGCATTTTGCGCGGCGCCGTCATAGGCCTTCGAGACGGCACGATCAGTACCGATGGGCTCGATACCTTCAAGCTCGGCTACGAGTTCGTCCGCGACGAGATCGGCATGCGCCGCGATTACCTCAAGCGCCACGCCGGCGAGGCCGACAAGCTCGCCCAGGATACGGCCCCTCCCCAGCAGGACGAGAGCAATATCGTGGTGGTGAAAACCGCTCAGAGCGCCTGA
- a CDS encoding acyl-CoA thioesterase translates to MFVNRREVQIQWGDCDPANIVYYPRYFAMFDDSTSTLFEVAGFSKQDLVRKYGLVGIPMVDTRSKFYIPSTYGDWITIETKIESIKRSSFEVKHNVYKGEALAIEGFETRVLVGRDPVNPDKLKSAPFPAEMVAKFTGS, encoded by the coding sequence ATGTTCGTGAACCGGCGCGAGGTCCAGATCCAGTGGGGCGACTGCGACCCCGCCAACATCGTCTATTACCCGCGCTATTTCGCGATGTTCGACGACTCGACGTCGACCCTGTTCGAGGTCGCCGGGTTCTCCAAGCAGGACCTGGTCCGCAAATACGGCCTGGTGGGGATTCCCATGGTCGACACGCGGTCCAAGTTCTACATCCCCTCGACCTATGGCGACTGGATCACCATCGAAACGAAGATCGAGAGCATCAAGCGCTCGAGCTTCGAGGTGAAGCACAACGTCTACAAGGGCGAAGCGCTGGCGATCGAGGGTTTCGAGACCCGCGTCCTGGTCGGCCGCGATCCCGTTAACCCCGACAAATTGAAATCGGCACCATTCCCGGCGGAAATGGTAGCCAAGTTCACCGGAAGCTAA
- a CDS encoding helix-turn-helix transcriptional regulator, whose translation MRASRMLSILTTLQARGQVTAPELAEAWEVSVRTIYRDIDALAASGVPVYADRGAEGGYRLLDGYRVRLNGLSQSEAGALFLAGLPGPAAALGLDAAMIAAQNKLMAALPANLREDAGRMQERFHLDAPGWFGEAEEPKHLRAIAGAALRGTLIKIRYQSWRAEKQRRLAPLGLVLKGGSWYLAGQVDGSVRTYRVARVLDCTALDDCFDRPADFDLAAYWRDATLRLEAEMHPNVAVVRLSPFGVKLLDALSQPYVRARTQIDETTDADGWRIARVPTGKTSWHAASELLRLGSEAEVLEPADLREKMAEMTQAMAARYGAAARKA comes from the coding sequence ATGCGCGCGAGCCGGATGCTGTCGATCCTCACCACCCTCCAGGCCAGGGGACAGGTCACCGCGCCCGAGCTCGCCGAGGCGTGGGAGGTCTCGGTGCGCACGATCTATCGCGACATCGACGCACTCGCGGCCTCCGGTGTCCCAGTTTACGCCGACCGCGGCGCCGAGGGTGGCTATCGCCTGCTCGACGGATATCGCGTGCGGCTGAACGGCCTGTCGCAGAGCGAAGCGGGTGCGCTGTTCCTCGCAGGGCTCCCGGGCCCGGCCGCGGCGCTCGGGCTCGATGCCGCGATGATCGCCGCACAGAACAAGCTGATGGCCGCATTGCCAGCGAATTTGCGCGAGGACGCCGGCCGGATGCAGGAGCGTTTTCACCTGGACGCACCGGGCTGGTTCGGCGAGGCGGAAGAGCCAAAGCATCTGCGCGCGATTGCCGGCGCGGCGCTGCGCGGGACGCTGATCAAGATCCGCTACCAGAGCTGGCGCGCGGAGAAGCAGCGCCGGCTCGCCCCGCTCGGCCTCGTGCTGAAGGGCGGCAGCTGGTATCTCGCGGGCCAGGTCGACGGCAGCGTGCGCACCTATCGCGTCGCGCGGGTGCTCGACTGCACCGCGCTCGACGATTGCTTCGACCGCCCCGCCGATTTCGATCTCGCCGCCTATTGGCGAGACGCAACGCTGCGTCTCGAAGCGGAGATGCATCCCAATGTCGCGGTCGTCCGGCTGTCACCGTTCGGCGTCAAGCTGCTGGACGCACTGAGCCAGCCTTACGTCAGGGCACGCACCCAGATCGACGAGACGACCGACGCCGACGGCTGGCGCATTGCCCGCGTACCGACCGGCAAGACCTCGTGGCACGCCGCGTCTGAATTGCTGCGGCTCGGCTCCGAAGCCGAAGTGCTGGAGCCCGCCGATCTCCGCGAGAAGATGGCGGAGATGACGCAGGCGATGGCTGCGCGTTATGGCGCAGCGGCGCGGAAAGCATGA